A genome region from Osmerus mordax isolate fOsmMor3 chromosome 27, fOsmMor3.pri, whole genome shotgun sequence includes the following:
- the LOC136937024 gene encoding putative nuclease HARBI1 isoform X1, producing MATRAAYFSPSEAQILMEAYEEVKDIIKKKGNTATVIKQREKAWQSIADRLNALNMNGPKRTWQQVKIKYKNILQNAVKKNTHRQGTGGGSPKADLTPAEDMALELNKGRPVLEGIPGGKETSIGSSQDATRFIQVSGSTVFLLEPPAQAPDDADPGEGPSAAATAHDGDDDEEETISLDSRRHEDPDAIQWENQPGNISSQAIRKLYGNHLRRQIELADIDIQYKKKKMENLALESEIKKRTIRKLDLEIKKLERELQEDDTADDHLYERYRFSADGIRYLCRLLGPRIKHRTARSHALSVEQMVCVALRFFASGAFLYSVGDAEQLNKATICRTIRSVCLAIKALADVFISFPGHRRLCDIKEEFYRIAGFPNVIGAVDCTHIRIKAPSGAHEADFVNRKSFHSINVQMVCNADCVISNVVAKWPGSVHDSRIFRASEIYQCLSQGEFSGVLLGDRGYGCQPFLLTPFTDPQEAQQAYNHAHARTRARVEMTFGLLKARFHCLHKLRVSPVRACDITVACAVLHNVACLRKERAPRVPPAMDWDNPAIFPDDDSGRLLRDQYVLNYFS from the exons atggcaactagagccgcgtacttttccccgtcggaagcacaaatcctcatggaggcatacgaggaggtaaaagatataattaagaagaaaggcaacaccgccacagtgataaagcaaagagaaaaagcgtggcaaagtattgcagaccgcctgaatgc attaaacatgaacgggccaaaacggacatggcagcaggtcaaaatcaaatacaagaacattctgcagaatg cagtgaaaaagaatacccacagacaaggcacgggtggtgggtcaccaaaggctgaccttaccccagcagaggacatggccttggagctaaataaaggcaggcccgtcttagaggggatccctggggggaaagagacgagcataggttcctcccaagatgccacccgcttcattcaag tgtctggcagcactgtgttcctgttagagccaccagcacaagcaccagacgatgctgatcca ggtgaaggccccagtgcagcagcaacagcacatgatggagacgatgatgaggaggagaccatctctctggattccagaaggcatgag gacccagatgctatacagtgggaaaaccagcctggcaacata agctcacaagctatcagaaagttgtatggcaaccacctccggcgccaaatagaactggcagacatagacattcagtacaagaagaaaaagatggaaaatcttgcactggagtccgaaataaaaaagaggacaattaggaaactggaccttgaaataaaaaaacttgagagggag ctccaagaagatgacacag ctgatgaccatctatatgaaagatacaggttttctgcagatggcatcaggtatctatgcagactactgggtcccaggattaagcaccgcactgcacggagccatgcactgagtgtggagcaaatggtttgtgtggccttgcgcttttttgctagtggagccttcctgtactcagtgggggatgcagaacagctgaacaaggccacaatttgccgcacaataaggagtgtgtgtctggctatcaaagcattagcagatgtcttcatctccttccctggccacagaagactctgtgacatcaaagaggagttctataggattgcag gtttccccaatgtcattggtgcagtggactgcacacacataaggataaaagccccctcaggtgcccatgaggccgattttgtgaataggaaatcctttcacagcattaatgttcag atggtctgcaatgctgactgtgtgatcagcaatgttgtggcaaaatggcctggctcagtccatgactccagaatctttcgggcctctgaaatctatcagtgcctatcacaag gtgaattctctggtgtgttgctgggagacagggggtatggctgccagccttttctcctgacacctttcacagacccccaggaagcacagcaggcctacaaccatgcccatgccaggaccagggccagagttgaaatgacctttggcctcctgaaggcacgctttcactgccttcacaaattaagggtcagccctgttagggcatgtgatattactgtggcttgtgctgtcctccacaatgtggcctgcctgaggaaggagagggcccccagagtgccaccagccatggactgggacaatccggcaatcttccctgatgacgacagtggtcggctgctgagggaccaatatgtgttgaattattttagttag
- the LOC136937024 gene encoding putative nuclease HARBI1 isoform X2: MATRAAYFSPSEAQILMEAYEEVKDIIKKKGNTATVIKQREKAWQSIADRLNALNMNGPKRTWQQVKIKYKNILQNAVKKNTHRQGTGGGSPKADLTPAEDMALELNKGRPVLEGIPGGKETSIGSSQDATRFIQVSGSTVFLLEPPAQAPDDADPGEGPSAAATAHDGDDDEEETISLDSRRHEDPDAIQWENQPGNISSQAIRKLYGNHLRRQIELADIDIQYKKKKMENLALESEIKKRTIRKLDLEIKKLERELQEDDTADDHLYERYRFSADGIRYLCRLLGPRIKHRTARSHALSVEQMVCVALRFFASGAFLYSVGDAEQLNKATICRTIRSVCLAIKALADVFISFPGHRRLCDIKEEFYRIAVDCTHIRIKAPSGAHEADFVNRKSFHSINVQMVCNADCVISNVVAKWPGSVHDSRIFRASEIYQCLSQGEFSGVLLGDRGYGCQPFLLTPFTDPQEAQQAYNHAHARTRARVEMTFGLLKARFHCLHKLRVSPVRACDITVACAVLHNVACLRKERAPRVPPAMDWDNPAIFPDDDSGRLLRDQYVLNYFS, encoded by the exons atggcaactagagccgcgtacttttccccgtcggaagcacaaatcctcatggaggcatacgaggaggtaaaagatataattaagaagaaaggcaacaccgccacagtgataaagcaaagagaaaaagcgtggcaaagtattgcagaccgcctgaatgc attaaacatgaacgggccaaaacggacatggcagcaggtcaaaatcaaatacaagaacattctgcagaatg cagtgaaaaagaatacccacagacaaggcacgggtggtgggtcaccaaaggctgaccttaccccagcagaggacatggccttggagctaaataaaggcaggcccgtcttagaggggatccctggggggaaagagacgagcataggttcctcccaagatgccacccgcttcattcaag tgtctggcagcactgtgttcctgttagagccaccagcacaagcaccagacgatgctgatcca ggtgaaggccccagtgcagcagcaacagcacatgatggagacgatgatgaggaggagaccatctctctggattccagaaggcatgag gacccagatgctatacagtgggaaaaccagcctggcaacata agctcacaagctatcagaaagttgtatggcaaccacctccggcgccaaatagaactggcagacatagacattcagtacaagaagaaaaagatggaaaatcttgcactggagtccgaaataaaaaagaggacaattaggaaactggaccttgaaataaaaaaacttgagagggag ctccaagaagatgacacag ctgatgaccatctatatgaaagatacaggttttctgcagatggcatcaggtatctatgcagactactgggtcccaggattaagcaccgcactgcacggagccatgcactgagtgtggagcaaatggtttgtgtggccttgcgcttttttgctagtggagccttcctgtactcagtgggggatgcagaacagctgaacaaggccacaatttgccgcacaataaggagtgtgtgtctggctatcaaagcattagcagatgtcttcatctccttccctggccacagaagactctgtgacatcaaagaggagttctataggattgcag tggactgcacacacataaggataaaagccccctcaggtgcccatgaggccgattttgtgaataggaaatcctttcacagcattaatgttcag atggtctgcaatgctgactgtgtgatcagcaatgttgtggcaaaatggcctggctcagtccatgactccagaatctttcgggcctctgaaatctatcagtgcctatcacaag gtgaattctctggtgtgttgctgggagacagggggtatggctgccagccttttctcctgacacctttcacagacccccaggaagcacagcaggcctacaaccatgcccatgccaggaccagggccagagttgaaatgacctttggcctcctgaaggcacgctttcactgccttcacaaattaagggtcagccctgttagggcatgtgatattactgtggcttgtgctgtcctccacaatgtggcctgcctgaggaaggagagggcccccagagtgccaccagccatggactgggacaatccggcaatcttccctgatgacgacagtggtcggctgctgagggaccaatatgtgttgaattattttagttag
- the LOC136937024 gene encoding uncharacterized protein isoform X3 — translation MATRAAYFSPSEAQILMEAYEEVKDIIKKKGNTATVIKQREKAWQSIADRLNALNMNGPKRTWQQVKIKYKNILQNAVKKNTHRQGTGGGSPKADLTPAEDMALELNKGRPVLEGIPGGKETSIGSSQDATRFIQVSGSTVFLLEPPAQAPDDADPGEGPSAAATAHDGDDDEEETISLDSRRHEDPDAIQWENQPGNISSQAIRKLYGNHLRRQIELADIDIQYKKKKMENLALESEIKKRTIRKLDLEIKKLERELQEDDTADDHLYERYRFSADGISGAFLYSVGDAEQLNKATICRTIRSVCLAIKALADVFISFPGHRRLCDIKEEFYRIAGFPNVIGAVDCTHIRIKAPSGAHEADFVNRKSFHSINVQMVCNADCVISNVVAKWPGSVHDSRIFRASEIYQCLSQGEFSGVLLGDRGYGCQPFLLTPFTDPQEAQQAYNHAHARTRARVEMTFGLLKARFHCLHKLRVSPVRACDITVACAVLHNVACLRKERAPRVPPAMDWDNPAIFPDDDSGRLLRDQYVLNYFS, via the exons atggcaactagagccgcgtacttttccccgtcggaagcacaaatcctcatggaggcatacgaggaggtaaaagatataattaagaagaaaggcaacaccgccacagtgataaagcaaagagaaaaagcgtggcaaagtattgcagaccgcctgaatgc attaaacatgaacgggccaaaacggacatggcagcaggtcaaaatcaaatacaagaacattctgcagaatg cagtgaaaaagaatacccacagacaaggcacgggtggtgggtcaccaaaggctgaccttaccccagcagaggacatggccttggagctaaataaaggcaggcccgtcttagaggggatccctggggggaaagagacgagcataggttcctcccaagatgccacccgcttcattcaag tgtctggcagcactgtgttcctgttagagccaccagcacaagcaccagacgatgctgatcca ggtgaaggccccagtgcagcagcaacagcacatgatggagacgatgatgaggaggagaccatctctctggattccagaaggcatgag gacccagatgctatacagtgggaaaaccagcctggcaacata agctcacaagctatcagaaagttgtatggcaaccacctccggcgccaaatagaactggcagacatagacattcagtacaagaagaaaaagatggaaaatcttgcactggagtccgaaataaaaaagaggacaattaggaaactggaccttgaaataaaaaaacttgagagggag ctccaagaagatgacacag ctgatgaccatctatatgaaagatacaggttttctgcagatggcatcag tggagccttcctgtactcagtgggggatgcagaacagctgaacaaggccacaatttgccgcacaataaggagtgtgtgtctggctatcaaagcattagcagatgtcttcatctccttccctggccacagaagactctgtgacatcaaagaggagttctataggattgcag gtttccccaatgtcattggtgcagtggactgcacacacataaggataaaagccccctcaggtgcccatgaggccgattttgtgaataggaaatcctttcacagcattaatgttcag atggtctgcaatgctgactgtgtgatcagcaatgttgtggcaaaatggcctggctcagtccatgactccagaatctttcgggcctctgaaatctatcagtgcctatcacaag gtgaattctctggtgtgttgctgggagacagggggtatggctgccagccttttctcctgacacctttcacagacccccaggaagcacagcaggcctacaaccatgcccatgccaggaccagggccagagttgaaatgacctttggcctcctgaaggcacgctttcactgccttcacaaattaagggtcagccctgttagggcatgtgatattactgtggcttgtgctgtcctccacaatgtggcctgcctgaggaaggagagggcccccagagtgccaccagccatggactgggacaatccggcaatcttccctgatgacgacagtggtcggctgctgagggaccaatatgtgttgaattattttagttag